The stretch of DNA TTCAGAGTCCTCAGCGGAAGGCTGATGTCGGACAAAGGATGTCCAAACTTGAGCGAAATGGGAACAAACCGCAAAGAAATTTGGCGAGAAGGATAGCCGACAAGAAAGGCGACCCAATCAATGGACTCGCACGAACTCGATCGCAGCCTAGGACCCTGGGTAGAGCTGGTACAGCATCACATAGACCATCACGCCAGTTATTGACACGTACATCCAGATGGGAAACGCGTAGCGGACGAGTTTCTTGTGAGCCACAATTCGTCCTGTCTTCGCCAGATACACGGCCCGCAAGGCCAGGAACGGTACCGTCATCGCCAGGATCAAATGACTGCCCAGGATGCTGAAGTAGGTGTAGCGGACCGAATCCGCTACATCGGTCGGAAAACGCTTGTTCGGTTCGCCCGTGGCCTGATACAGGGCAACCTTGTGAAACAGGTACAACGCCAAAAAGATACCGCTAACGACCAAGGCCGACAGCATCATCTTCTTGTGGACCCGAGCCTTGCCCTGCTTGATATTGATCAGGCCCAAAGCCAGCAGAACCGTAGCGATTGCGTTAAGCGATGCGGTCGCGTGGGGCAGATTGTCCGCCAAGAATTGCCAGCTCATTTCGATTCTTTCTGTTGGAGCATCTCACGGATCTTGACTCGCAACTTTTCCATCTGCGGTTCTTCAGGCCAGTTGTAAAAGCCCTCGATTTCACCATCAGCATCGACTAACGCAAATCGTTCAGTGTGGAATTGCTTGTTAACGGGTTGACGAAAAATCTCTCCGCCAATCCGTCGAATGTAGTTCAATTCGCCGGTTAAGAACAACCACTGCTGTTCGTCGGCACCGAAGCGAGCGGCGTATTCCTGCAATCGTTCGGGCGTGTCGTTTTCTGGATCAACCGAGATAGCAACAAACTTAATGCCCTGCCCTTGAAACTCGTCCTGCAGTTCCTTGATTTTCTGGTTCTGCTGAACGCAAATGCTAGGACACAAACTGAAGAAGAAACTGACAATGTACGGCTCCCCCTTTAGGTCTTCGCTCTTGATCAACTTGCCACTTCGTTCGGTCAATTCAAAGCGGCTTAACCATGCTTCGTCTTCAGGCGGATGAGTTGGTTCTGGATTTTCGACATCCACGACCTCTACCTTCTCACCGGGTGCTTCCGTATTGGTATAGACCACATCATCGGGTGCTAGTCCCGATGGCGTGGTAGACGAGTGACGCGTCGATCGAACTACCAATCCAATCCCAAGACCAACCAAGAGGATGCATACGATGTTGATGAATGTTTTCATGATATCTATTTCGCTAAACGATCACGTCGACTTTACGATTGCCCCGCATTAACCACCATGCGAGCGTCGTGGTAACAAACGCCATTGCAATTGTGACCACCCAACAAATCATAGGCGAAGGTGCAAATCCGTAGGCGGCAAAGTCAATCGCGGGATAAAGCAACCGTCGCATTTCAACCATTGAATAGCTCAGCGGATTCGCTCGCATGATGCTGCCCAGGACCCATTGCCCAACACTTGCTCGAGCATCCAAGCTCGGGATGGGAAAGAAGGTTCCTGCCAACAACCACATCGGCATCAAGCCAAGCATCATGATTGCGTGGAACCCCTGGGTGCTGTCCATTGGCCATGCAACGATCATTCCCAGCGAGCACATCGCGACGGCCATTAATGCCAGAAGCAGCAACAACGGCAAAACCGTCCATGAAAGGGCTGCCGTCCCGAACGCGTAGACCAAAGCCAAGAAAACGATCGCCTGCACCCACGCGATGGCCGAACCTCCGACCACTTTGCCAACTAGAACCGGCCAACGTCCCACCGGTGCAACCAGCACCGCTTGCATGAATCCCTCGCGACGATCTTCAATGACAGAGATCGTGGCAAAGATTGCCGTGAACAAAACAATCAACGCGATCGTTCCCGGCAGGAAGAACTGCATAAAGTCGAGTTCTCCGGCTCCCGAGAAAGACCCTTTCAATCCGGTCCCAAACAGCAACCAAAACAATAAAGGTTGAGCTATCGCAGCAGTCACGCGATTCCGCTGACGAAAAAATCGCGTCCATTCTCGCCTAGCGAGCATCCATGATGCTCCGATGCCATCGGAAACCTGGTACGTCTTAGCGGATACGTTGGGCGTTTCGGCGGCACTCATGAGCTCGTTCCCACCAATACTTTTGCCGATTGTGATTCATCAAACCGCAGCCCCGTTTTGGCTACAAAGACGTCTTCCAAGCTCGGCCGCCCCACGGTGATCGATTCCATGGCGTCGCCCAGGCGGTCCATCAACTCAGGCAAGAGCGGCGATGGGTTTTCACTTTGGAAGCGGATCTGATGGTTCACCAGTTTGGCATTCAATCCAAACTCTTCGTTGAGTACTCGTAGTGTCCCGGCGATGTCCGGACTGCTGATCGTGACAACCGACTCTCCCATCTCGCTTCGCAATTGGTGAGGAGAACCTTCCG from Rubripirellula amarantea encodes:
- a CDS encoding DUF420 domain-containing protein is translated as MSWQFLADNLPHATASLNAIATVLLALGLINIKQGKARVHKKMMLSALVVSGIFLALYLFHKVALYQATGEPNKRFPTDVADSVRYTYFSILGSHLILAMTVPFLALRAVYLAKTGRIVAHKKLVRYAFPIWMYVSITGVMVYVMLYQLYPGS
- a CDS encoding SCO family protein produces the protein MKTFINIVCILLVGLGIGLVVRSTRHSSTTPSGLAPDDVVYTNTEAPGEKVEVVDVENPEPTHPPEDEAWLSRFELTERSGKLIKSEDLKGEPYIVSFFFSLCPSICVQQNQKIKELQDEFQGQGIKFVAISVDPENDTPERLQEYAARFGADEQQWLFLTGELNYIRRIGGEIFRQPVNKQFHTERFALVDADGEIEGFYNWPEEPQMEKLRVKIREMLQQKESK
- a CDS encoding ABC transporter permease, whose product is MSAAETPNVSAKTYQVSDGIGASWMLARREWTRFFRQRNRVTAAIAQPLLFWLLFGTGLKGSFSGAGELDFMQFFLPGTIALIVLFTAIFATISVIEDRREGFMQAVLVAPVGRWPVLVGKVVGGSAIAWVQAIVFLALVYAFGTAALSWTVLPLLLLLALMAVAMCSLGMIVAWPMDSTQGFHAIMMLGLMPMWLLAGTFFPIPSLDARASVGQWVLGSIMRANPLSYSMVEMRRLLYPAIDFAAYGFAPSPMICWVVTIAMAFVTTTLAWWLMRGNRKVDVIV